The segment GttatctctttttgttttttccgtACACGGTCCACTGTAGTACATTCTGCGTCGTCCTCGTCATGGTTGGGGTCGGCGGTAGCCGCTTTTACGGGCCACCGATAAGCGAGACACACATGGTGTAAACTCAAAGTCCTGCAAACACTGTGCATGTGGCACGAAAGCAATAAACATGCCGCACGTGTAGCTCTAATCTCACGCAACAGGTCCTGGAGCTCCCTGCCGTTTCGCAGTGACGTTACCACATATCTGTCCAACAGATCAAGTGCGCCCGAAACCATTGTGTGCACATCCACAGATGTGCAGTGTGGTACGATGTACGCAAACCACGACACCGCGGCCAGTCTATAATTGTTGTACTTCTCCAGGTGTATGCCATGTAGGCCTTGGGTATGCAACAAAGCCGCTGGTGCGTGGACACGATGTAGATGAACTTGGCTCAGGACGGCCTTCTTCAGATCCTCCTTGGTCATCGAGTGTAAGCCGAATTCCATGTCTGGCGTGGGAATGACAAGTTGCTCAGTGTCGTCCTTGTCCGCTGCACATTTGGGATTGCCACGACAGATGCAGATGTTAGCTGCTTGTTTCACAGGGGCACCGGAATCAAGTTTCCTCTTTCTTGGCATCAGTTTCACAGTGTGACCTGGAGGCCCTGTGGTGAAATCCATTGTATCAAAGAGCAACAGCGTAGGTCAATAGTAACCTCAGAACATGCACCGCATCAATGTGCGCAACCGCCACTGAATACAAAACGGTCGCTGCAGGTCGGCGGGGaaagtgctgcaggtcggcggctcccgacccacaggtcggcgaggaaagtgctgcaggtcggcgaggaaagtgctgcaggtcggcggctcAGGAGCCGCAGGTCGGCGAGGaaagtgctgcaggtcggctggctttGCGCTCCATTTTATCAGTGGGAAAGTCAGTTAGTTCACTGGGACCACGCGGGGTATATGAGCAAACAGGATCCTTGGTATGTTACAGTGAGACATCAGCTCAAATCTAATACACACAACCTTTGTTGATCGTACGGCTTGGGACAAATCATTGGACATCGTATACCATGGCATATTCTGCTGTTGCAGTTATGATCGCATGTGGAGTTTTAGTTGTCTACACGACTGCAAATGACCACCAGTGTCCGTTTCTCCAAATGTGCCCGGAACTGCCATTGGGCTTAAGATGCACAAACGACTTTGACAGCACAATGACCTGCACCATCCTACAAGATCTGGTATTTCGAACGCCACGGTCTGCGGCTGGATAAGAGACGGTGATCAATCCCGAGGTAGCGTTCGTCAAGGCTACATACAGCACACATACCAGCAAGTGTGTGTTGAAAAGAAGCGGTTCCGGATTGTCCTGTAGTATGCAATTCAATGGCAACCGCATCTTCGACCAACACCAGAGATGGACAATAGAACTTGTGTACAAAAATGACATTGTTCAAATGCGATACGGGGACTACAACCCGATCTGCTTCATGAAGCTAGACCCACCCTCAGCGCTTTCAGGCTCAGGCTCTACCATTACCATAGACCGATGGAGTCACAGGTCACTGTCCAGCATGTACGTGGAAGTAGAGTGGCGGAAAGAAAACGCTATATCTTTCAGAGAGATTCGAAGGTGTGTCAGGAACAAGAGCTGTCAACTAAAGGTTCCTGCCTTGTACGAAGATGGAACCGTGACCGCGAGAGCTAGATGGACACCCGGGATCCCAATGGCAGTTCAGAAATACTGGAGCGACTGGAGTGACACTATCACCTGGTCTCTGGGCTGAAAGTGGGGATGGTTGTCTTTTATTTGAATAGTGTAATCACAAAGTATTGTGTACATATGAATAACAATAAAGTCTTATCACAATGAACCCAATGtcgttttagtttttttttgttatatcaGTGTTTCGGTGGACGTGACGTTATTGGTACAttgcacacagacacaataaaaaaaggcagtACCGCTGCCAATAAGTGTCCAGCAGGCTCCAACCCAGCGCATATTATAGTGCCGACCTGTGGGACGGCAGGCAGTAACGTGTTGTGTTGCCTTGTGTCTGTTGATCATATGTAGGGACGACATGAGCGTTACATTACTCTACAACGATGAGATACCTAAACCGTTTTAGATTCACTACACCTATATACTCAGAGAGCTTCACAAAAGACTTATTGGAACGCCTCAGGAACAAGGCGTTTGCTTCCTATTCCATGGTGATCAGATCCACGGGTGACCAAACGCTTAGTGGGTTTGTTTATTTAAGAAGGCAAGGTACCCTCAACAGTGTGGACACGTACTTAAACAGCATAGCATCAAACTGCCGAGTAGAGGTAACACCAATTCTTCTGCGCGACTCCGCCAACACGTTGCTCCGGGAGTACTCCTTGCTTGTGCAGCACGGTGGTGGTGTGCTCGAACAGCAACACGGAGAGGAATTCGATATCATAACGGTGACACAGTATACGTTTGCCGCAACAGGTTACACTCCCACGGATCTATCGTGTCTGGTGGCCGACCTGGAGACATCCAACTATGTATCATACATAGTATTATTACAAGAAGATACCGCGTGTGGGTTCATACATGCCAAGGATGCGAAGTGTTCGCGGCGCATTAGGAAATCATTAAGCGGCAACCTGATTGTCGAGCCAGTTCACAAAGGCACAACTGACGGGGATGCCATTGACTTCTACAAGTCCGTGGCATCCAATGGAAACGGTGTCATTCTATGTGTGAAAGACCAAAGAACGGCCGCCGTGAACAACGGAATTGTTCCGATACACAGCTCGACTTTGACGAGGGAGTCCAAGTTGCTGGTTCGAAGATATCCGGTTGAAAACAAACCCGGGTGTTCTGATGTTATTGTTATACGTGATCCTTCAGCAGACACACTGATACTCGAGCAACCAGAGTCCCAATTGCCCGCTGTGATTTCCGAGACTCAGAAAACGGAACCTCTATCGGCGAGTACTCTAGCTCGCCGCGCAACGGCCACAAGAAGAGCTAAACGATCAGCAGTCCGCCACAATTCCAATTCCAACAGTCGTCGATGGAACAGTGTGTTTCACAGAGAAATGAACTGGTTGACGCGCCGTAAGCGTGTCACTGAATCACAGCCCATTACCTCGGCCGGCATCGACACGTGCGAAACCACTAAGACTCTGTTCAACATCAACACCTGCGAAGTGCTTCTGCAGTTGTACAACCACCATCGCTCATTTGTCACTGTAGTGGATTGACATTGCGTCTCGCGTGAACACCATGGACAAGTACGCGATTGTTACACAGGTAGGCGAAGGGACATATGGTGTTGTGTATCACGTTAAATGTCGCGCTACCGATCAATGCTACGCATTGAAGTGCCACGAAAATAACAAAGACGGCAGTATGATGGACTCCACCGTCCGAGAACTCTCTTGTCTATCGGCTCTGAGAGGCCACCCTAATATAGTGGAGACACTGGACTGTTTCCTTCACGATGGCAAGATATCAACGCTCATGCCCTATCTCCCCTTAACGCTGTTTAAGGTGATCTACCAGGGTCGCGATCACTCGGGCCTGTTGCCGATTACGTTCATCAGCCGTTTCTCTCTGGAGATCGCCGACGCTCTGTCTTACATGCACGGGCTTAACATGATACACAGAGATCTGACGCCCGCTAATGTGTTGCTCACAGCGGACACGCTAACTGTGAAGGTGGCAGATATGGGGCTTTCTAGGTATGCTGCAAAGTCCATGACTTCTGGGTTGGTAACGGAGTCCTACAGAGCCCCGGAATTATTTGacgcagaggaggaggaggaggaggagaaggaggaggcatCTACTGCACAATACACCTGCGCAATCGACATGTGGAGCCTGGGAGTGCTGATAGTAGATGCCATGGAGGCGACGATGACCTTTCACAGTAAAAACTTTCCAACGTATAGAATCATCAAGGAAACTCTCGGTCGAAACGACCACAGCGCGAAAAGCATGTGGAATCCCCTGCGTGTAATGCCCACCCTAATGGGGTGTTTGCCAGTGAAGAGAATTGCCTTGGAATTGCTGCAGTACGACCCGAAGCACAGACTCACTGCGCGGATGTTACTAGATGACAGCAAATGGCAGCGGATTTCCGACGCGATCACCGACGTTGATATTGACCGTGTGAAACGTTATGCTGGCATTCGGCAAACAGCCTGAAATGCACACTAGTATGCATTTATGTTGCGATCTGAGGACGAtcgtatgtgtgtgtatatgtttgtGCATTCATCCAATAAAGCATCGTACTCCCTTGGTCATTGTGCagtcatgtttgttttatttgtgtggAAGACAAGATTGTTATGCATACAACCAGAGTCCATATATAATGTAATACCACATGTTGACACCGAGCAGACCCCAACAGCATCGTTGTTCATATATAGAGACACGCAAGCAGTGGCACGAGCAACACTTTGGCGTCGAGTCCTCCGTTGCGGCTGGCGTTGGAACAGCACACGTTGACTTTGTTGATCGTGGCTTCTATGTTGTCAACTGTGAACATATACCATGGTAACTAACACGTAGTTTATAtattacacaaacatacacacgtGTGGCATTCGGCGGGCTTACGTTTGGCTAATATGGCATACAGCTGCACCTTGGTGGTGTCCACGGGCTGCAGCGGGTCCAATTTGGGTATGTCGATGTGGTCGTCGTCTGTATATGCTAAGGACGACAAGAGTGCATTGTTTTTACTTGACACCCGATCCAACAACCGTGCCGTTATCGTAGCATACATATGTGCGTACTACTTACACCAAGTGGTGGTATGCGGTGTCATGTGCTCGGATTCCTTTGCCGTGCTCCCAGTGGCAGGACCATCGATTGGAGTATCATCAGGATTAGCGTCGAGAGCCCGACTGACTTGTGAACAGGACTGATCAGCTTTAGCGCTTCGTCGTGTGTACATGAAATACTTGTAGTTTACATTGCCGCGCCCCACAAACGCCGTACCGTTTGGGGTTATAAAACAGCCACCGGTCAGCCTTTCTGTTGGGCTCATAGTGTGATTCCATATCTCTATTACACGCCAGATGTCGGGAGTCTCAACGTGAAACGTGTAAATTGCGCCGACTCCATCTAACGGAGTGATAACTGCCGTGCTTTCTGTTACGCTACACGGCGTCCTTCCCGTTCCACAGCGTGCCTTTGCCGTGTAATAATATAGACCCCGATCGATTGGCGTGGCGATGACAGTGAATCTCTCCCCACCAAACACATATCGCCCTTCGTCGTTGCAAGTAAGAAATCGAATGGTGACCTGGTACCCCAATCTAGTGTGTGTCACTTCATACAGATGGTGGCTAGCTGGCCTGACGACCTGGCCGTTTTTTCGAAAGACAGAAGTAGGGCTTTCCAAATAGCCAGGTAATGTGAGTGAATAAGACAGTTTTCCAAATACAGCTAGTTGTTCTTGACCCGCGTAGCCAATCGCACTTTGGCTGCAACACTCCAGCCAAAGTGCTAGCAGGCTGACTAGTATGCGAACGCAAGCTTTTGACTGCCACATGTTTCCAGCAAACCCACTTGCAATCGACGAACACACCAGGAGTCTTGGGGCTTTATACCCTTGTGAAGGGGTTCGGTGTAGTGAGTCGGACCGACTGAGAACGAGCAACCGCCGACCTAGAATGCTGACAGAGACGGTTTGTCCGGTACACactgttctgtttgtttccaCTGAATATTGTGTATAGTATATGTATTTTGTGTATGCGGCGTGCTTTACATCAATTGGTACTATGTTGTCGGTACATAGACACtgacatttgtgtgtgtttttgtgtaccATGTTGATGATGAACAGTGGCCGACCTAGACGCCGATAACGGCCGACCTAGATGCCGATAACGGCCGACCTAGACGCCGAGAGCGGCCGACCTAGACGCCGAGAGTGGCCGACCTAGGAATATGCTGGCTGTATGTATGGAACGTGAGGATGGCTTGCGGTGCACTTGCTCCGAGACCCCATTTCGCAACTATGGAGAAGAACGACACCAGGTTGGTTTGGGGTTCACCTACACAATGCACTCACAGTGACCATGTGTTGCTTCGCGACGGCATCGCGATCAGCCGCAAATACCCCGATGAGAAGCATCCTGCTAATCAGTGGAAGAGAATATGCGGTAGCATAGCAGCTTTGCTGAGAACCACCCCGGTGTGTTTCGAACACGGAGCCGGCTGCCTGTCTAGCTTGATCACCGAGGCTAACGGGATCAGATTCCCCACCATACCTGAGATATTGTCAGTGGAGAGCCGTTCCGGCGTAACGGATTACTACATAGCACACAAGCTATTTGCCGCAAAGGTGGTGCATCTCACAGACGTAAAACCTGCCAACGATTTGGTCGAAGCACTGTCCTGTCGCGATGCGGTTCTTCGCTACAAGGGTGCATCGGGTCTCATGTTCACGTACCCTAGCATCATGTCGGATGACTACGAAGGTCTGATCGCCATGTTTCGCGGAGACTATATAATTTACACGGGCGACTTGCGTTTCACCGGACACGCAAATCCATCTGAGCTGCTGCGACAAATCACCTGGTGTTTCACCGAGCTCATACGTGTCAGCTTCGCAGGCTGGGGTGGGACATCGCACCAAGGGCATCTGGTGctttacacaagaaagaaacTATAATAAGTCCCTCCGTTACTATCATACACAGAGGgccttgtgttttttaatgttgatGCTGACCTGCAGTGTGGGATTGAGCTTTTCCTCacgatgtttttcttttaccaaCAATGTGTTTCAGAGAATGCAACCGACTTACAACGGACAAATTGCAGGTTTTGGATGCTGATGGGCGCCCATCCACACAACACTCGGACTCAGACCGTATAAGCTCAAAGGCGTCCGATGGACCTAGGACAGTGGAATCGCCGTTGGGTCTCGACGAAACCCCCAGGGAGTGTCCTATGTGTTTCGCGCACGAGCGTGGCGAACCGCTCGACCGCCTACGGCCGCTGATGGAAGCAATGGAAGATGAAGATGTCATCCAGTGGCATATGTGTTTTGACCACAATGTCACGTGTTATGACCACGATGTCGTCCAGTGGCATGCGTGTCCTGCTCGTAACACGGAGCAAGAGTTGTGTTGTTATCGTCGAGGTGTCTCTGTTGCTGGCGGAACGCAGAATGTCACATGTTTCTCTGTACTATAATACGTTACGTGTAACCTCTCGAATAAAGCCGTTGAGATGTGTGTACAATGTGGACAGTGTCATTGTTTTCAGGCcttatttcattttgattttgagACATTGAGTCTTGATGATGTGGTTATACTTTTGCACGTGGACAAATGTAGACAAACACCCAAGCATGCATAACCTAACATCTAGCTGTCACGTCTGGTAACTGACGCGTGTGGTTTGAACGGCAcaagaataaataaagatggGACATTCAACACGTTGTTCCACGGTGGTCATTTATTGTTAAATGTGATACAAAGCAGAAAGCATGCAAATTCCATGATCTACAGGTCAGTGTCAGCAAAGAAACATCAACACATAATCACTTGCGATACACTAGGTGGGTGATGTTTGGCATTTATTGGAGGACAGTTGATAGTTGCTGTCTTCTTCAGTATGGCTTTCGTGTCTCCCCAACTTGGGGAGCTCTGCGGTGTGATCTCACCGCGGCACTTTTCTCAGTCGCGATACGCCGCCAACGACTCGTACTCCTCGCTGCCAGTCCACCAGCAGCCCTCGATGCCCACGTTCCCAGAGGGCGTCTCGGTGGCGGTTGAGGATAGCCTTCCTCTAGTTCGCGAGTACGAGACGGGGGCTTTAGCGATTTCCGAACAACAGGCCGATCCCCGTGTGTGTCGCGCTCAACCCGGTCCAGGGAGGTTTATTCTTTCTGTTGACAAGAGGTGGTGACGTCGGCTTCACCGGGCGTAGTCCACCGTCGTAGGAAGCAGTGTCGCGGTCTGATGTTACTTGTAAGTCTCCCATCATATCGCAGAT is part of the Oreochromis niloticus isolate F11D_XX unplaced genomic scaffold, O_niloticus_UMD_NMBU tig00002978_pilon, whole genome shotgun sequence genome and harbors:
- the LOC102082619 gene encoding cell division control protein 2 homolog 3-like; the encoded protein is MDKYAIVTQVGEGTYGVVYHVKCRATDQCYALKCHENNKDGSMMDSTVRELSCLSALRGHPNIVETLDCFLHDGKISTLMPYLPLTLFKVIYQGRDHSGLLPITFISRFSLEIADALSYMHGLNMIHRDLTPANVLLTADTLTVKVADMGLSRYAAKSMTSGLVTESYRAPELFDAEEEEEEEKEEASTAQYTCAIDMWSLGVLIVDAMEATMTFHSKNFPTYRIIKETLGRNDHSAKSMWNPLRVMPTLMGCLPVKRIALELLQYDPKHRLTARMLLDDSKWQRISDAITDVDIDRVKRYAGIRQTA